The genomic stretch TACTTTTTTGAGTATATCTTCTTACAAATTTTGCGGAGAGATAGCGGCCCAATGAAAACAAGAACCTCGGAAGAAATCCTCAGACAGTTTAGGAGCGGATTTAAAGATTTTACGGGAGTGACCGTTCAAGAGGGCAACTTTTCTAAGACCAGATTGGTTGGCATTATCTTTGAGGGGGCTACGTTGATGGGGTGCAACTTTGCCGAGTCTATTTTGCAGGGAGCTTCCTTTAGCGCTGCCAATCTGCGAGGAGCTATCTTTCGGCGGGCAAATCTGGCCAAAGCCAATCTAAAGGGCGCCGATTTTCGGGGCGCCGACTTGCGCGCTGTTGATTTCAGCGGGGCGGATTTGCGCTGGACCAATCTGGAAGGCGTTAATTTGGCCGGTTCAATTATTGCGGGCGCCAATTTTGACGGAGCCAACCTGAAAAACGCCAACCTCAAAGGAACAAATCCGGGCAAATTGTGGTGGAAGGCTAACTTGGATGAGGCCAAGTTAGATAATACCATCTTGCCTGATGGCACGGTATTTGGTCGGGCCAACGCAGCTAAAGCGGAGTGAACAAATTTGTCTTATCTCACCCATACCCAACCTGGTATTGGCGGACAATTAAAG from Anaerolineae bacterium encodes the following:
- a CDS encoding pentapeptide repeat-containing protein, which translates into the protein MKTRTSEEILRQFRSGFKDFTGVTVQEGNFSKTRLVGIIFEGATLMGCNFAESILQGASFSAANLRGAIFRRANLAKANLKGADFRGADLRAVDFSGADLRWTNLEGVNLAGSIIAGANFDGANLKNANLKGTNPGKLWWKANLDEAKLDNTILPDGTVFGRANAAKAE